Genomic window (Neodiprion lecontei isolate iyNeoLeco1 chromosome 7, iyNeoLeco1.1, whole genome shotgun sequence):
CCACTTCTTGCAACGCACAACAGTCGAGTGAGAAGTATTGCAAACTGAGACATATTTGGCAAACCTTATTTTCGTCAACCgttggaataatttcaaaatgtttGTCAACTGTTCCCGTACGATCAGACACAAAACTCAGGTGAGCCAAActtcaatgaaaattgataattgatCAGTGCACAATTTCAAGTAGgttgtattaaatttttagcTTCCTCTATCTTTACTACAATACTTATATAACAATTTTCTATTATGTTAATTTGATTGCCTCATCACGAGATTGATGTAATAAGCGAACCGTATCTCTTTACTCAATTACCTGATATGTTAAAATAATGTTTGGTTGTTTGAGCATCTAGGAGTTGGCCAAGTTTTATGTGAATTATCATCTTCCAGCTGAACAGTTTTTTGCAAAGATATCAATCGACTTTGGTAATTGCTGAGCATAATAACGAGGCTCTGTCGACGATAACCCAAAATGCATTAACCGCAGCCAGGCAAATCGGTGGGGATATCACTGTCTTGGTTGCTGGCACAAAGTGCGGGCCAGTAGCGGAGGCTGTATCCAAAGCTAACGGCGTAGCTAAGGTTTTGGTTGCCGAGAACGACGCCTTCAAGGGATTCGTCCCTGAAGCCATAACACCGCTGATATTAGCTACCCAAAAACAGTTCAACTTCAGCCACATTCTCGCAGGTGCCACAGCATTTGGAAAGGCTTTGCTGCCAAGAGTGGGTAGacaaataatgaataattgcAGATACGAACAATATCCAGTCAGGGTGTTCGATAACTGaagtttaatataaataaagataatataaattttaggTAGCCGCCAAACTAGATGTTTCCCCGGTGAGTGATATAATCGGTGTTAAATCACCAGACACGTTTGTGAGAACAATATATGCGGGCAATGCTATACAAACTGTGAAAGCTAAGGACAGCGTAAAAGTTGTTTCTATTCGAGGGACTTCTTTCGAGGCAGCGCCTCTAGAAGGAGGGAGCGCCAAGCTAGAGCCAGCACCAGCGGGTGATTATAAGTCTAATTCGGTCGAGTTTGTAAAGCAAGAACTGACAAAGTCCGACAGACCAGCGCTCGCTTCTGCCAAAATTGTCATCTCTGGTGGGCGTGGGTTAAAATCCGGGGAAAACTTCCAGCTTCTGTACACGCTTGCCGATAAAATGAACGCAGCCGTTGGTGCTTCTCGTGCCGCAGTTGATGCTGGATTTGTACCGAATGACTTGCAAGTTGGACAGACTGGGAAAATTGTAGCGCCGGTGAGCTTACACAGATGTTCTGTTGAGATAATAttccaatttgaaaaaattatactccATCCCAGATTGCTGAGCGAtagataatttttgatttagtaTGAAATCGATAAGACTTGGGAGGCGTCAAATCTATGAAAACGGTTTTACTTGCAGGACCTCTATGTCGCCGTGGGTATCTCCGGAGCGATTCAGCATCTTGCTGGAATGAAAGATTCAAAAACAATCGTAGCGATAAATAAAGATCCGGAAGCTCCTATTTTCCAAGTCGCTGATTACGGCTTGGTAGCAGATTTGTTCAAAGTGGTACCAGAGCTTACCGAGAAGGTGTAAATTACGCAGATACTAACGGCGTTGTTTCAAAAAAGGAAATCAAAATATCTTCCATAGGATTCGGTCATTAAACAAAGTTATCTAAGTCTTGTATATTTCAAAAAGCTACCAAGTTTCCGTGTGAGTACTATTTTGACAAGCGCTGTCTCTTATAGTAATtcctataatattattacatatcGTATCAAATAATATTTACACATTGATATGATTATCGCATGTTTTCTCGTGAGAAACGATGACTGGTAATTCGAGAAATAGTTGTGAGAACTCGAGCTCCTTTTGCAAATGCGTATCTTAACAAAATGGAAGATTACTTTAtcatataataatgtaaatcATTCTTATACATACTTTTCGCTACAAAGTTGTGATTGAATGCGTTTATATAGTATGTCCAAATGTACAAAGATTATTCTCAACTTTTATACTTGAAGCTAAGAATTTGTTAAATGCTATAAAATAACTGACGAAAAAAATCTAGgtatattatttcaataaatcttTATCCGTCATGCAATTTCTATGGCATTGTTAGAAACTACGTAGAACTTTTACGAACGTAGAATTTCATCAGTGACAGGCAATGACCGGtttgatatttatttccatAAGCTTGGACACTTAGAACCACACGGTATATGCAAGCACAACGAATAGAATAGACGTCGAGGAGATTGTAGGTAGGAGGTAGAAGTCGGTAGGCAGAGGAAAGCAAAACAACGCGGGAGAAAAATTCTGCATGCGGATTGCGAAGGTCGTCTTTGTTAAAGTACGTTGCACTTATGCCGCATCATTGTCGTAGTTCCCCGTATATCGTATATGCACAGGCATACGTGTATTCCGCTCAAGCGCGTGCGCAAGGGGAGgaagaataaaatgtaaaacgaAATTGCGAAAAGAGCTTGCAATATGTTCGTAAGTtatcattttctacccagTAGTCGAATCAAATGAAACTTGATCAACAAACGCGATCGGAACAATGTGCGTATTTACAAATTGGCAAGTCAAACCTCTAAAGTTCTCAGTTTGCAAtactacaaatttttcaacctctgTTACTACTCTTTAAAACTCtgtagtaataaataaatgaacaagcAAACCGTCCGGAGAGAAGTTGGAGAAGGTTAAACACGAGGCAGAAATCTCTTGTCAATGCCGTCCAGTTTGCAGATTTGCCAATGCTCTCACGCATTTCAATGCACATATATGTACCACACGCGCACAGTCTTGCGCTTTGTACGTGTTGCGCACAATGACGAACAAATTTAAGGTGGTGACTCGTGGATAACGTTAGGTAGTCGTGTTTAAATGAAAGGGAAAGCGCAGTTTGTGAATCGAGTCTCAGAACGAAGTTGAAGCCCGGTGCTCCTGCAACTGGCACCTGCGCAGTTCTACGACGCAGGTCGCAGTTCTAGTCCCGGGTGATTGAAAGTCGGCTGACTTATTCGATTTATGGTAGGTACACGTGGTTTATCCGTTTcttctatttctatttctattctTCCTCTCAGTCTTCACTCATCTCCACCTTCGACCTAACGTCTTCACCCCATTGTCAAATGTCATATCCACATGCGTGGTTGAAAATATTGcgattaattataaaaaaaaaacattttagtGTGAACTATGATTCTACGTGTAGgtagacgaaaattttcgatcaagTCATAGAAACAGATTTGCTTCTTGGGGTTAGGTGCGTGCTTTGACCCGCTCTCGAGTGTCGAAGTTTTGAATAATCGCAGCTTTTCTTCAGTCATCCTTGAATGCAACTAATGTTTGTTTTAGAACGCTTTACTGCAATCTGGGTAATTCAGCCGGGGAAATTTTCTAAATCTTCGCTTTTGTTTCACTCACCGCTGCGTAGATCGCTTGTGCCAAACAGGTTTTTATTCCCCAAGGTCGTGCGGCTTCCTATCTTCCTCGCGTGTTTTTCACTGTATTGTTATTTTTGCCGAGTTGATGGCGCGGATGTATCTCGGGCCGATTACATCAGTTTAAATGTTGACGAAACGCCGGACCTAATACTGATTCAGGTTTGGAGGTCATccgtaatcattttttaaacacaaAAGTCTCTCGCAACTTTGTGCTCATCTCACAAATTCATACCACAGCCGTCACTTCAGTCGTGAAAAAGTTTAGCAGTTTCGGATAACCTGCACGATTGTAATTCATCGCTATTGAAAGTAAGTCAGTGAAGTTGGTGGCCTTGTACTCTCAACGTGATGTAATTTCAAAGTGTGTCAGTTTGACTCGGCGTTGATGCTGCAGTTTGAAATTGAGTTTGAAATCGTCCCTCGCCTCGTGTCATTATTCGATAACCGTAAATTCCGATTCGCTTTGttcgtatatacgtacataacTCTCTTGACTGTCTCTCGACAATGCATGCGGCCAAGTTAACGAGATTGCGGCaaagaaagtgaaatttttccaacgttTGCGCAATCGACCCGTAATAGGTCTATTATTTAACTTGGGATTGTTGTAAAGTTGATCAAATACAGTGCTCTACCTGATTGTCAGCTTACTCATCTCTCCGTCGTACAGGTATCCCGTCGAAAATAACAGCATTACTCTATACTTGCGAGAGGCCCAAACAATTCGAGCCAGTTCATGTCAAGCGTAACAGGTGCAATAACATCTACTTTGCATTGTCGAGTGTGTGTCTTACCCCGGTAAAATTGACGTCACGTTATTAATTGCAACACAAGTTGTGAAATTTGCATAACGCGGAAGCTGGAATATCTTTCATTTAGCTTGTGATTCTTGCcagaaattatttgaaacacCGAAGCGACTTCCATTGCGTCTTTTATACTCTTCTATTCGTTCTCGTACATTGCATATGCcgtaaaaaagtgaaaacaacTCCGAATATTGTAGGTGCCTGTGTGTGTCTGTGGTATTTCAAGTGAGTTGTTCTTCCGATGCTTCATAATTTTAGGAAATTTGTAAGGTATGACGAACCAGCTGCACCTCCCATTATTTCCACTCACATTTTAGTCAAGTTTCATATTCTCGTGTAGGTAGACGAGAAAAATGCGATAGCTCACTTGAAAATTACGACAACAATTTAAAGTAATTATTATGTTGTTACTGCAGattcaaaatgattaaaatttgttgtaaattgtttcagaattgattaaaattgGATAGGAGAATATTTCAGTGGACAATGAACCGGAGGAACTTGTATAAACAGTAAAATACATAGAAATGGCTGTGAAAATTTAGACGTCGTCGCCCAGTTGAACGGAGACGTCAGAGCATCATATCGCATTTAATGACACCGAGCAACAGGggcggggggaggggagggagtCCTTTAAACGTCAACGGCGAAGATTAGTGGTAGGAATTAAGAGTGGTAGGATAAATAAGGATCAAAATAAGCAGCGAAACAGTACATATCTACGACAATCAAAATGCTCGAGCCAGTGATAGGAATATCTCCAATTTGGTGGCTACTAGCTTACGCTAGCGTCTTGTTATTACTATCACCTTTGGTTTTACTTGTAGTATTGTTTTTGCCAAATTTACCGATTCTTGTGCTGAGAAGAATGTGTTACATACCAGTGGAGCCGATATAACCATTTCACTGAAGCTATAAGCGATCCCGAATGGAAACAAGCCTTCAGTGTAGGTATCTACCGGATTCCTAGATACACATACTGAGTTTTTCAATAGATTGACGAAATCTGCAGTAAACTCTGCTCTCTGCAGTCCCTGGACATTGAAGAAAGTGGTGTTAACTCGATCTGCATTCAAGATAGAATCGTACGCGATAATCCATGTAATACAAGATAGGTTTGATATTACTGCACTTAATATTAAACGTTTGTACACAGattatgtaaatattcgtGTAAGATATTGCTAACTCcagttaaagaaaaaaaaacgaagaaaatatatttgtgtaaaataaatcatttattGAAGATCAAACGAGCAACAATACTACCTGTTTCATCTTTGGAAGGGGTCGATCTTTTTTTGAGTATATCTCAGGAAACGATTACGATTGATTCACGACGACCTCGGAAGTGATTTAAAACGGGTTTGTAAATGCATTTTTTTCGGATCTTTCGAGTATGCGTCATATCCTGGTATGCACGATGCGTGACATACATCAATATATCTATACCCATAAATTGTATACTTCTGTATGCGGATTTTCAATATCTATTCTCGCTTTGTCACTTCGCATTTACGGTCAATTCTTTCAATGCGTTATAACCGGCCGAACCGGATCGCCAAGAgtcgtaaaattatttttcacgtatCATCGCGTGGCCGTAACTCGGAGACAGTGAACCACGCTCGCATACACCACAGGCCGTGATGGCCAAGCTAACCTCATCGTCCGCTACCAAATGGAATATCAACTAGCCTGATATTATTAGAGCAGAATTTTAAGAGCCATTTAGAGATTCAGAATCTCCGAATCGgtatttgtgaaatttttcgaatgtcTCGATTTCTTATGCACGAAACAAGCCGTCggaaatatattaataatatgatGATTGATAACAGGTGAGAATAGGTAATTTACGGGACCACTGCTATGTAGTTTTAGCCTTCAGCcgtattaaaattcaattattcaaggTGACCGCTGTCTCTTCCGTGTTCTACTATTAAAGATTCGGTTGTAAACAGATGCATGCTACTGGTTGAAAAGTGAATTCCGATCGCCGTAAACCGGACACCGTGTCATCTCCGACACCGTATCTGCAGTCGCTGACTTCGTCTAGCTTTAATTCTATCTTATTCACAATAACTACGGATAATTGTCTACTTGCATTTTCTTTATGTCGAATTAAACTGAGACTGGATTTTCAGCTTTCTTGTGCCTTGATCGTGTACGTTTCCTTTTGCATGATCGATAGTATAATTAATTTCAGATGAtagttgaataaatatttgtcaaagattATTTGGTCGTATATTACACGATGTTGGAGGAATATCGTTATAACCTTTATCGTgcataattttctcaaatcttACATCCTCCATTCGCAACGATTACGTTCCTCTATTTTCCCCGGCGGTGTACCGAATTGAAGGAGCAGAAGCCGCAGCTTCTTCATACCACTGCAGCAGGAATGTTTTCTCAACGCCTAGAGTACCTGTGATGCCCGCATACCGGGTGATGACCATTCGAACGATATGCAGCCTCGAGTCGATCTTCCAACAGCAGATCAAGTCTCGAGATGTATCGAAGGTGTACCGGCCGTTTTACGGTTCCAAATCTGCCTCCTCGCACTTCGGGAAGAAACTGCTTGCCTCTTGATGAGAAACTCCGCCAATAATAGACGCGTGAAAGGCTTCgaattatcgaatttttagATCTCCGTCGATAAGTTCGAGCGTCGACGAAACAACGAACTGGATTTTCCCACTACGTAACTATTTTCTCTACGAGTCGATGTTGCTCGCGATATGAGATCTATATAAGATTGTGGATGTACGAGGCAAAGACTGATGTAAGATGAGGAGGAATCGGAGTACAGAGAGCGAGGTGAACAAAGTCGCATGGATATTTTGTACGTATTCCGAAGGTACTTTCGCCGGGTTCGCGGACAAGGTGCCCATACGTATGCATACgaatacataggtataagtatatatgttGGCCGAGCGTATGTATAGTAGTGGGAGATCGGTGGGACTTGAATCGCGGGTTTCTTGAGGCATATATATGGTAGAGAGCCATGCAGTTCTCTTGCTACTCGGCGCGTTCTCAGCCTCTTGGATCTCCGCCGGAGCGTTGTGATATCCGATCAATTTAACCAACTTTGCACTACCGGATCGTCAGCCTGAATAAAAAAGTGAGAAGGTGAGTCAGTTTGTGATTCAAATATCTGCCACTCGAGCTTGGGACGCTTGTCTGCCGACCATTCCTTTACGCGTGTCGACGAAAGTAGGAAATCTGTAATGACAGAAGAAGGGAAATACCATTTTACTGCTGTTCCTGCGTATTGTTGTGCGGTGCTTTGAAAGTTAAATCGATTTTCCCGCGTTGTTCTCTCCCCTCCTCAGCACCCCTGCAGGGTTGAAACGAAAGTGAAgccggtaaaattttttattttctccgtcAAAGTGGCCCTTTGCAGATAccaattgtttattttccgtagttttattaaaaatcaaaagcCCCCGATTTCTCTCAAACACGAGCGCGTAACTCTGAAACTCTACCAACATACCGGTGCATGACTACCATGCGAAATGCCTCCAAGTCCGTGACTGAATTTTTCTGGACAAGAATacaaggagagagagagagagagagagagagagagagaacttGCCACATAGTTACACAGCTGCAGGCTGTATTAAAATTCAATGCACGTACAAAGGTGATACGAAAATTACAACCGTTTGCAACTAACGGTTCGCTTCAGCGATTAAGAGATACCTGTATTATTTAACGACGATTTATATTCACGCTAGGACttatttctttcgcaaaattaaaTCTATTCCACGCGTGTGGGTTTATGTGGGTGTTGCCACGAACCATTAACTTTGGATCTAGCTGTAGTTATGAAAAGCTGTATCATTCGGGATAAGATCTACATTCACCTGACATTGAGGTCCATTAATGATACGTGTAAAccagtttgaatttttccaatcaatcgcATTGTCCAACTAGACAGCGGTATAATATCCTTGCTCCGgcaatgacaattttttattcacattttttcataaacttttttcatctctcttaCACAAGGTCCTATCAGCTTCCCGTATCTTTGCTGTTCCGTTTTTATGCCTTTTCGCGCGTTGAAGGAGTTTCTTGTGCACCTCGTTAATGACCCAGCTAAACTATTAcaagtgtaaatttttttctccactaATTGGTAGATCATTTTCACGCGGTGTTTGCAACCTCTCAAAGTCATGGCATATACACAACTCCTGTCCTCCGCGCTCGTGAAAGCTAGATCCAGCCGAGCAGATTAGAGCGGTATATAGTTTATCGATTGTTCGTGTCGTTTTCGAGGAGAAGTCAGAACGGTTAAACGAACCCTTGCTGTACAATGGAGATAAAAACTTGCCGTGTGAATAAATCCGGAATCTGTCGATTCTGTCCTCTAGATGAAACTACTACTCACCTTACTGGGCGCAACGACAATCCTGGCCAATCCGGAACCTGGACTCCTCCGTGTCCCCAGGGTGTACAACGCCTTGGTGACGAGCAATCAAAATCTCTCGCCGTCGAGGGCGTTCCCAGTGATTCAGCCCGTCGTTCATACGACCGCCGTCGGCTACGTGCCGCCGTTCTACTACACTCAGTTTGCCCCACAATATCCGGGTCCGGAAGCGGGCCGGCTGCCCCAAGAATTACTTCCGGCGAACGGAGCTGAACTCGACGAGGGTGCACCGTCGAAGGCCGCGGCCGGGGCCGAAACGAGGACCGGTAGTTCCGGGACGGAGCGGAACTTGGGATCAGCCGAAGACGAGACCCGGAAAAGGAAAGCGGGCGCCGAGCACCCGCTCAGTTTCTATCCGAATTATCATTCGCTCTATTACGACCCGTACTTTTATTCCTACAACAGTTTCAACGCCCGCGTCGCTCCGAGTCCGTACATTTTCGACTATCAGCCACCAGCGTTGGCCCCCGCACTTTCCTCCCAGGGAGCCTACCGGGGGCAGCAGCTGCTCAGCCCCCGGTTACCGGTAGCCGGCCCTGAAGCCCTTGGGAAAAATGGAGCCGAGGAAAAGATTCCCGACGTACCACCGCCGCCGGTGCCAACCTCATCCTCGAACAAGTCGTAATGTCGAAAAGTGGGGGCGTATTATAAGTGAATTCTAAGAATAAACTGCGATATACgtacattagggtggtccttatttgggggtcggaaaaattttcataggGACGCCTCTCAAATCTGTTCCAAATCattcataaaaaaatctgtgtaaaGTTTCAAGCCTCTACGTCAATTGGAAAACGTGCCTCTAAGctccgaaaatttttaatgtaaaATACGTGTAGTTTTTATAACCAGCTATTTCCATTCGTATGACTTTGCATAATAAATTAAGGCACTGATTTGAAACTTGGCATTGCTGTTGCTTAtaatgaatatgtatataaattcttataattataGGAACAAGCtgtgaaaatatcaaatttttataatttttgttcccTTACGTATAAGCCTAATAAAAGTGATGCTATTAAGCTTCTATATAAAAAGaagttcattaaaaaattatgataaaatattgaaattttcaaggttTGTTTCTATCATCACAAGAAACAACTCTGTCCTTCATTTATACCGAAGTCATGGAAAACGAAATAACTTGTTGTAAAAACTAcatgtattttacatttaaaactTTCAAAGCTTAGAGGTACGTGTTCCAGTTCACGTAGAGGCTTGAAAAtttacacagattttttttaatgatttacAGATTTGCGGGACGTCCCAAAGAAAATTCTTCCGAACCCCAAATAAGGGCCACCCCAATATGCATGTTTACATTACATATATTACTTTTCAATGGAAAGGTACGAGTGTGCCCCTAGTGCACATCGTTAGGTCAGGAACTAAGGAGCCTGGATACGTAGATTATTACTAACGTATATATTAGAACCTTGTGACTGTCTTTATATAAATGAATAGACGTAGGTCAgtgtgttttaatttttttgaatcctCTGCAAAATGTATACAACACCAAGCTTTTCTCGTTCGCCTCATTGATATCATCATTAttactttcattttctattttcactgATAACTGGTGCTCTCGTGAAATTTCTCACTGCTTACGCCCCAGACTTTCATAATGTACGAAAACCCTTCGCCATGAAATCCTCTGACACGTAATTTAGCAAAATTATGAGCCGGACCGCCGGAATGTAGGCTGACTATTCCCCTCGTTTGATTATAACGCAGGGCTTCGACACAGGTTATGTACACGGGGCCTTCTGTGTCCATTCCGAATACAGCGTCAACTGCGGAAGGTCCTCTGTTTCTCAAGAATATGTTATGCTGATAAAATAGAATTCCCTCGCATTCTCCCCATCTGTAGTCGTGCGGGCATTCCTCGCACCATTCCGACTCCCTGGCGCCCTGAGAATCAGAAAGAACatccatttcattttcttaccGATTCGATTTCACTTCAAGCTCAGGTCGCGTGTGTAACGGCCATAGGTAAAAACATGATAATAAAATCGATACCCACGCCGATTTCTGCCGTTTCAGACATCGTAGAATCCGTCATATTGCGATTTTTCATGTCCTGGTCAACGTTGGCTGGAACATCGTCTATCCTCTTGATGGAACTCACGGCACCGTTGATCGCGACAATTTCGTGGGTAGAATTTCTGTACACCATCGTGTCAGTCTTGACgttttctatactttttgtCACCTGTACCTCCGGGGAAGTCTCTACCTTGACCATGGAACCCTGGGAGGCCAAAGCCTGACTCGAATTGTCCGACTGACCATTGGCTGAAATAACAACGGTGTTAGGTCGAGTGAATGTCTTGTCTGTCGCCGGTGTTTCCCATTGAAAAATACTCTCCAGCTCTTCGGAGGTCGACTCGTTTCCCCTCGACGAAGCTGTGAGATGAGCTCCGAGGTCGACGATCAGAGTTTCATTGTCGCGTTTTTGCTTCAGAGAATTTCTCTCCGATACCACAAGATCGATATCATTATTTTCCAAAAGGCGAGGTGTCGCGACTGTTGGTGACGAATCTTCGTCGAAATATAGATTGAAGTCACTTGAATTCTTCGGAGTTCCCTCTTCGATTGGATCGGTGAAAGATCCCTTGCTCTCCGGAGTCGCTGTTTGGGTgtcgttgaaatttatatcaGGAATAGTCGAGTGATATCGATTGGCCAAATTCACCTTACCTCTCAGGTCAGCACCGCTATTCGGAACCGGGAAAACTGTCGAAGCAAGGTCGGGAGAATACGTGACTACACTCGGGGGACAGGGCGTATCCTCGGCCCGACCGCGATCTTGAGTGAAGTCATTTCTTTCCGTATGAACTTGCACCTTCGCCTCCTTGGCTCTTTTCGCCTCGGCTATCAACTTTTCCGCCCTCTCGCGTCTCTTCGTAATCtcatttttttgcaagttGAACTTGTCCATGATCGCCTTCCTCTGGGCGTAGTAGCTACTCATGTAATCTTTCGACGTCGAAACGTTCCGAGTAACCATTTCCTTGTCCTCTCTCCGGAATCTCGCGATTAAGGGATCATTTGGCTTCTCCGGCGTGGACCTCGTCTCTTCGGGTCTCATTGTCAGCATGAAAGCACGTCTAAAGTCGCAACCCACCGCCTCAGTTCCGGTGTTCCTTGTATACTTCCTCTCTTTTAGAGCATTATCGCGAATGCGATTAGGCTCGTTCACGGTCGTACTTACagattttgcgaaaaaatcgTCAGCCCTTTTATCGCCCTCCGTCACGACACTTCTCGAAGATACGCCGGAGAGAGTTGAAGCGAAAatgattattagaaaaaagtaTAGTCCGCGATAGTCTGGCGTGCGGAATTTCACGCCTTCTGGATCTTCCGACAACATTCCGAAATAATCGTTGATCTTGAACGTGTCAAACCGCACCGCCTGTCGAACACTGTGCTTCTAAAACGACACTCTCTTGAAAACGAATGCGAGAACTTTATACGGCATGCGGCACTCCGATAGATGGAATTAACTGAGACGATATCGCTATCTGTCGTGCTACCAACCGACCTTTGAACCGCATCGAAACTATAATATATTCAATGTTAGGTCTACGACACTTGATTGACGCGAGCTGTGTTCTTTTCTTCTGAGTTGTCTTAGCGTTCCCGATAAGGGCAGAAGGTTTCACGGTCAAATTAATATTACAACCGACTGCGAACGCAGCTCGAGCATTTTTGGATCGCTTATGACCCCTGCTTCTTTATTATACCTCTTCAAATAAAAGATTTTGTCTCATTCTACCAAAGACACGTCTCATTAAAAACCCTTACCGTCGGCTTGGAATGTACACCACTGAACAAAAGATAGTGTCAGATTAGGCGTTTTTGCTGCcgatatttattgttttattcaaagCTTGGGTATGACTATGAatgtacatatacaatatatgatAAGAAAATTTGAGGTGAAGTTTTTCACTCGGCTTCTATGATAACGGAGTCATTTTCGTCAGAGACCTCCTCGCTACTCGCCGCGCTGGCTGCTTCGCCGAGAGGATCGTATCCCGGTTCAACTTTTTCGTCCAACTTCTCTATACCACCGCCGTCATTGTTTTCGTcatcgt
Coding sequences:
- the LOC107225410 gene encoding electron transfer flavoprotein subunit alpha, mitochondrial isoform X1 produces the protein MFVNCSRTIRHKTQLNSFLQRYQSTLVIAEHNNEALSTITQNALTAARQIGGDITVLVAGTKCGPVAEAVSKANGVAKVLVAENDAFKGFVPEAITPLILATQKQFNFSHILAGATAFGKALLPRVAAKLDVSPVSDIIGVKSPDTFVRTIYAGNAIQTVKAKDSVKVVSIRGTSFEAAPLEGGSAKLEPAPAGDYKSNSVEFVKQELTKSDRPALASAKIVISGGRGLKSGENFQLLYTLADKMNAAVGASRAAVDAGFVPNDLQVGQTGKIVAPDLYVAVGISGAIQHLAGMKDSKTIVAINKDPEAPIFQVADYGLVADLFKVVPELTEKV
- the LOC107225410 gene encoding electron transfer flavoprotein subunit alpha, mitochondrial isoform X2, which gives rise to MFVNCSRTIRHKTQLNSFLQRYQSTLVIAEHNNEALSTITQNALTAARQIGGDITVLVAGTKCGPVAEAVSKANGVAKVLVAENDAFKGFVPEAITPLILATQKQFNFSHILAGATAFGKALLPRVAAKLDVSPVSDIIGVKSPDTFVRTIYAGNAIQTVKAKDSVKVVSIRGTSFEAAPLEGGSAKLEPAPAGDYKSNSVEFVKQELTKSDRPALASAKIVISGGRGLKSGENFQLLYTLADKMNAAVGASRAAVDAGFVPNDLQVGQTGKIVAPN
- the LOC107225413 gene encoding uncharacterized protein LOC107225413, whose amino-acid sequence is MKLLLTLLGATTILANPEPGLLRVPRVYNALVTSNQNLSPSRAFPVIQPVVHTTAVGYVPPFYYTQFAPQYPGPEAGRLPQELLPANGAELDEGAPSKAAAGAETRTGSSGTERNLGSAEDETRKRKAGAEHPLSFYPNYHSLYYDPYFYSYNSFNARVAPSPYIFDYQPPALAPALSSQGAYRGQQLLSPRLPVAGPEALGKNGAEEKIPDVPPPPVPTSSSNKS
- the LOC107225407 gene encoding uncharacterized protein LOC107225407 isoform X1, which encodes MLSEDPEGVKFRTPDYRGLYFFLIIIFASTLSGVSSRSVVTEGDKRADDFFAKSVSTTVNEPNRIRDNALKERKYTRNTGTEAVGCDFRRAFMLTMRPEETRSTPEKPNDPLIARFRREDKEMVTRNVSTSKDYMSSYYAQRKAIMDKFNLQKNEITKRRERAEKLIAEAKRAKEAKVQVHTERNDFTQDRGRAEDTPCPPSVVTYSPDLASTVFPVPNSGADLRGKVNLANRYHSTIPDINFNDTQTATPESKGSFTDPIEEGTPKNSSDFNLYFDEDSSPTVATPRLLENNDIDLVVSERNSLKQKRDNETLIVDLGAHLTASSRGNESTSEELESIFQWETPATDKTFTRPNTVVISANGQSDNSSQALASQGSMVKVETSPEVQVTKSIENVKTDTMVYRNSTHEIVAINGAVSSIKRIDDVPANVDQDMKNRNMTDSTMSETAEIGGARESEWCEECPHDYRWGECEGILFYQHNIFLRNRGPSAVDAVFGMDTEGPVYITCVEALRYNQTRGIVSLHSGGPAHNFAKLRVRGFHGEGFSYIMKVWGVSSEKFHESTSYQ
- the LOC107225407 gene encoding uncharacterized protein LOC107225407 isoform X2; its protein translation is MLSEDPEGVKFRTPDYRGLYFFLIIIFASTLSGVSSRSVVTEGDKRADDFFAKSVSTTVNEPNRIRDNALKERKYTRNTGTEAVGCDFRRAFMLTMRPEETRSTPEKPNDPLIARFRREDKEMVTRNVSTSKDYMSSYYAQRKAIMDKFNLQKNEITKRRERAEKLIAEAKRAKEAKVQVHTERNDFTQDRGRAEDTPCPPSVVTYSPDLASTVFPVPNSGADLRATPESKGSFTDPIEEGTPKNSSDFNLYFDEDSSPTVATPRLLENNDIDLVVSERNSLKQKRDNETLIVDLGAHLTASSRGNESTSEELESIFQWETPATDKTFTRPNTVVISANGQSDNSSQALASQGSMVKVETSPEVQVTKSIENVKTDTMVYRNSTHEIVAINGAVSSIKRIDDVPANVDQDMKNRNMTDSTMSETAEIGGARESEWCEECPHDYRWGECEGILFYQHNIFLRNRGPSAVDAVFGMDTEGPVYITCVEALRYNQTRGIVSLHSGGPAHNFAKLRVRGFHGEGFSYIMKVWGVSSEKFHESTSYQ
- the LOC107225407 gene encoding uncharacterized protein LOC107225407 isoform X3; the encoded protein is MLSEDPEGVKFRTPDYRGLYFFLIIIFASTLSGVSSRSVVTEGDKRADDFFAKSVSTTVNEPNRIRDNALKERKYTRNTGTEAVGCDFRRAFMLTMRPEETRSTPEKPNDPLIARFRREDKEMVTRNVSTSKDYMSSYYAQRKAIMDKFNLQKNEITKRRERAEKLIAEAKRAKEAKVQVHTERNDFTQDRGRAEDTPCPPSVVTYSPDLASTVFPVPNSGADLRGKVNLANRYHSTIPDINFNDTQTATPESKGSFTDPIEEGTPKNSSDFNLYFDEDSSPTVATPRLLENNDIDLVVSERNSLKQKRDNETLIVDLGAHLTASSRGNESTSEELESIFQWETPATDKTFTRPNTVVISANGQSDNSSQALASQGSMVKVETSPEVQVTKSIENVKTDTMVYRNSTHEIVAINGAVSSIKRIDDVPANVDQDMKNRNMTDSTMSETAEIGVGRQGVGMVRGMPARLQMGRMRGNSILSA